The following are from one region of the Quercus robur chromosome 1, dhQueRobu3.1, whole genome shotgun sequence genome:
- the LOC126731329 gene encoding ATP synthase small subunit 6, mitochondrial, translated as MPKFDPWPVFFKREWNRNWPFLVGFAITGAIITKMSLGLTEEDAKNSPFVQRHKK; from the exons atgccGAAATTCGATCCATGGCCTGTTTTCTTCAAGCGCGAGTGGAACCGCAACTGGCCTTTCCTGGTCGGCTTTGCCATCACCGGAGCCATCATCACCAAGATGTCTCTCGGCCTCACCG AGGAAGATGCCAAGAATTCACCCTTCGTTCAGAGGCACAAGAA GTGA